TCAGCAAGGCTTGCCGCCAGCGCATTCTTCGAGAATCCGGGTCGGCGGGAGCTCGCGATCGCCCGGATGTCGACGAGGATCTGTACGCGGGCGCGCTTCAGCGCCTCGACGAAGTTGCGAACGGAGGTGCCCTCGTAGCCGATGGTCGCCAGGGTAGCTTTCATGGCGCGCGTCCTTTCCCCCGCCTTCGGCGGGTAGTTAGGTTGCGGAGTCTGAAACATGATTGGGCGGCGCAGGTCGCCGCGGCGCAAGGGTAAAAGGAAAATGACGATGGCGGAAAAGCGAGCCGAAGTGTGGCTGCGCGGCCCCGTTGAAGGGGTCCCCGATCAGTTGCAGCCGGTCGCACACGCTCTTCTTCAGGCGCTCGAGGAGGTACGCGAGCTGATGGCGGACGTGCCCGACTCCCTGCTATGGAGCCGGCCGGGGGGTGTAGCCTCAGCTGGATTCCACCTGCGCCATATGGCCGGGGTGATCGACCGGCTGTTCACCTATGCTCGCGGTGAGCAGCTGGACGAGCACCAGCTGAGGGCATTGCGCTCCGAGTCGCAGCCTCCGGAGGTGCCGGTCACTGCTGCCGAGCTCGTGGACGCGTTGCAGCTCCAGATCGAGGGCGCGGTGGAAGTGCTCCGCCACACCGATGAGGCCACGCTGTCGCAGCCGCGCGCCGTGGGGCGGAAGGCTCTCCCCTCCACCGTCCGAGGGCTCTTCTTCCACGCCGCGGAGCACGTGCAACGCCATCTTGGGCAACTTCTGGTCACCGTACGCGTGCAGACTGCTACGTCTCGCGAATAGGCGGCTTTTCGATGTATGTGATACCGGTCTGGCTCGGCATCTTCTTCGGCGCGCTGATCCTGGTCGCCGGAATCCGGCGCTATCGCCAGCGCCGGGCCGTGGCGCGGCAGCCTGCGCTGGTAGTCGACGAGGCGGCGATCCGGCAGATCATCGAGCGGGGGAGCCTGTCTACCGATGAGGAAGAACCGCTCGACGAGGTGGCGATCCGTCGGGCGGAAGAGGAGTTCTGGGCGCAGAGCGAAAAGAAGCTCTGGGACCAGAGTTGGGAAGAGCCGGAACGCTACGGCGGGTGAGGCAGCTGTAGGGGATCGTCCTGACTGGACGGCTACGTTCCTCGATCACATACTGAGACCGATTGATGCGGAACCCGCAGGTCTCCACTTTTTCCCTGAACAACCCCTGGACCATGCTCCGGAAAGGATTCAAGTCCTTTTCCTGGCGTATCGGCCTCGCCTCGATCGCCGCTTCCTCTTCCCTGCTGGCATCCCCGCTCTTCGCCCAGGTGGCCGATGCCCCACCGGACACGGTCGCGGACATCCCTGTCAACTACACCGAGGCGCTGGTCGGCAGCTACACACTGCCCGACCCGTTGACGATGGAAGATGGGAGGCCCGTACAGACCAGGGAGATGTGGTGGTCCCAGCGCCGACCGGAGCTGGTGCGGCTGTTCGAGGAGTACCAGTACGGGCGCAGCCCGGGGAGACCGAATGACATGGTCTTCCACGTGTTCGAGAGCGCGGGCTCCGCTTTCGGAGGAAGGGCGATCCGCCGGCAGGTGACGCTGTACTTCAACCGCGATCGAACCGGTCCGGATCTCGACCTGCTGATCTATCTGCCGGCGCGTGCCACCGGGCCGGTGCCGATCTTCCTCAACGTCAGCTTCTCACCGAACTCGAACGCTGTCGCGGACTCGGCCATTCGGCCCTCCGAAGTGTGGGACCGCGAGACGCGCAAGCGCGTGCCGGCCCGTCCGGGCCGAGGCTTTGGAAGGATCGATGTGCTGCCTTTCCTGGAGGCGGGCATCGGGGTGGCGACGGTCTACTACGCCGATCTGGACCCCGACTTCCCCGGCGGCGCCACACTCGGGATTCGTGGCGTCTACATGGACGAGGGGCAGGAAGAGCCCGCTCCGGACGAGTGGGGTGCCATCGCCGCCTGGTCGTGGGGACTGCGACGGGTCATGGATTACTTCGAAACCGATCCGGACATTGATCATGAGCGCGTGGCGCTCTTCGGCGCCTCGAGGGTCGGGAAAACCGTTCTCTGGACCGCCGCAAAAGATCCGCGCTTCGCGCTGGTGATCGCCAGCGCCTCCGGTGAGGGTGGCGCAGCACTCAGCCGGCGAAACTATGGCGAGACGGTTGCCCATCTGACCGCGCCTTCGCGCTATCGCTACCAGTTCGCTGGCAACTATGCGAAATATGCCGACCGCGTGAACGAGCTGCCGGTCGACGCGCACCTCCTGCTTGCGCTGATCGCCCCGCGGCCGGTGTTGCTGCAAACGGGCACGGAGGACCGCTGGTCCGACCCCAAGGGCGAGTTCCTCGCTGCCCTGGCCGCCGAGCCGGTGTTCGAGATGCTGGGGGCGAAGGGGCTCGACACCACCACGATACCGCCCCCTGGTCAACCCATCCTCAACACCCTGGGATTCCTCATTCACGAAGGCGGACACGGACCGGCCCCTGCCGACTGGCCGATCTTCCTCGAGTTCGTGAAGAAGCACTTCTTCGCCTCGGATTCTTCTCCGAATGAGGGGGCCGCGAGCCAGTAGGGTTTCGGGCGGTCGACGGTGGGGCGGCCTCGTGGCTTACGGGGTGGGGCGCGGTGGCGGGAGGCCAACCGAGCAATCGTAGATGCAAGCACTCTTCATCGGCGGTACCGGGATTATCAGCTCCGCCTGCTCGGCGCTCGCCGTAGAGCGCGGGATCGACCTCACCTTGCTGAATCGCGGGACTTCGATTCGCCCCGCACCTGCCGGTGCCCGCGTGGCGCGGGCGGACATTCGCGACCGTCAGGCGGTGCGGGAAGCGCTGGGGAGCAAGGAGTTCGACGTCGTAGTCCAATGGGTGGCGTACACCGCTGACGAAGTCGAGCGCGACTTGGAGCTGTTCAGGGGACGGACCGGTCAATACGTCTTCATCAGCTCGGCCTCTGTGTACCAGACCCCGCCGGAGCGACTGCCTGTCACCGAATCCACGCCGCTCGACAACCCCTACTGGCAGTATTCCCGCGACAAGATCGCCTGCGAGGAGAGGCTCGTCCGTGCACATCGGGAAGAGGGCTTTCCCGTGACCATCGTGCGGCCGTCGCACACCTACGATCGCACCAAGCCTCCCATCCGCGGCGGCTACACCATGATCGACCGGATGCGTCGCGGGATGCCGGTGGTGATCGCCGGAGACGGGACGTCCATCTGGCCGGTTTTGCACCACGCCGATTTCGCCAGAGGGTTCGTGGGGCTGATGGGGCGTTCGGAGGCGATCGGGGAGGCATTTCACATCACCTCCGAGGAGCTGATCACCTGGAACCAGATCTACGCCGCGATCGCTCGAGCGGCCGGGGTCGAGCTGGACGCGGTTCACGTCCCCTCCGAGTGGATCGCCCGCTTCGATCCCGAGTGGGGTGCGAGCCTGCTTGGTGACAAGGCCCACAGCATGATCTTCGACAACTCCAAGATCCGCTCGCTGGTGTCAGACTTTTCGCCTTCAATACCGTTCTCTCACGGGGCCGAGGAGATCATCGCCTGGTTCGACGGGGACCCGGCCCGGCGGCAGGTGGATGCCGCCTTCGATGCTCGCCTCGACGCCATCATCGCCACCTGTGCAGTGCCATCCGGACGGGCTGGCGACGCGACCACCATCTCGACCGCATGAGCATCTCGCTCGCCATCGCTCGCGAGGCACGACGCCGCGCAAGCGAAGTGCTAAGCCAGGCGGGTGTCGTTCTTTCCCCCGCCGAGCGCGAGGCGATCGAGGTCGCCGATTTCGGCCTCGATGAGCTGGAGGTTACCGGCCTGCAGCTTGTTACCTACGTCAACAACCAGCGCTACTGTGCCAAGGAGCTGGTGCTGTTTCCGGGCCAGACGTGCCCTGAGCACCGGCACCCCCCGTCGAATGGCGACCCGGGAAAGATGGAGACGTTTCGATGCCGGTGGGGGAGCGTCTGGCTGTACGTCGAGGGCCCCTCGACCGGGGAGTTGCGCGGCCCGGGGCCGCCGCCTGGATCGCGGGAACATTACACCGTCTTCCATGAGATCGAGCTGAAGCCCGGCGAGCAGTACACCATTCCGCCGAACACACTGCACTGGTTTCGTGCCGGGCCCGAGGGCGCCGTGGTGTCGGAGTTCTCCAGCACCAGCCGCGATGTGCTGGACGTATTCACCGACCCGCGCATTGTGCGTCAGCCGAGGATCGTACAGGAGGGATGAGTGGTGCGCCTGTTGGCCCCGCTTGCTGTCATGGCGCTGATGGCGTGCAATGGGACCCGACCGCTCGGCCCGACGGTCGAAGTGCCGCTCGGGGAGAGTTTCTCTCTCCAAATCGGACAGACGGCGCGGGTAACCGAGAGCGACCTGCGGATCCGGTTCGAACAGGTCGCAGAGGATTCGCGCTGCCCCACCGACGTTCAGTGCGTGTGGGCAGGGAACGCCCGGGTCGCGCTGGTCGTTGCCCTGGGAGCGGACCGGCGTGAGCTGGAGGTCAACACGGGCGTCGATCCTCGGGCCGTGGAGGTGGACGGCTACTCGCTCAGGCTGGAGGACCTGCGGCCGCACCCCTCTACCCGCCGGGGGATTCCGCGAGGGGGCTACACTGCCACGCTGGTGGTGAGCCAAGCCCTTCCCGACGCCCGTTGAACGTCGGACGGTTCACGCCATCGAGGTCGCTTCAGGGTGCGATCTCGTGGAAGGTGACTCCTTCCCCTTTCTCGACCGCGGTGCGTAGCGACCACTCGCTCTCGAAGAGGAGCAGCGGCCGCTCCCGTGAGTCGTAGACCAGCGTCCGGCCAATCCCGGCGGCCAACTGATCGATGACGGCTCGCGGCCCCTCCACCCAGCGGGCGTACCGGTAGGGTAGAAACTCCAGCTTTCCGGTCACGCCGTACTCGTGCTCCAGCCGGTGGAGGAGCACGTCGAACTGCAGCATCCCCACCGCTCCCACGATCGGCGCCGGGCCCGCGATGGACTCCTGGTAGAACACCTGCGCCGCCCCTTCCTCCGAAAGTTGCTGCAGGCCGGTATCCAGCTGCTTCCTCCGCAGCGGATCCCCGATGCGTATGCGCGCGAAGTGCTCCGGGCTGAAGCGAGGGATGTCGCTGTACTCCAGGTCCCCATCAGCGGAGAGGGTGTCGCCGATCCTCAGCGTGCCGCGATCGTGGATCCCGACGACGTCCCCCGGCCACGCCTCCTCGATCAGCGTCCGATCGCGCGCGAGGAATTGGGTCGGTGCCGCCAGGCGAATCGTCTTCCCGCTGCGGACGTGCCGCACCTGCATGCCGGCTTCGAAGCGCCCCGAGCACACGCGCACGAAGGCGATCCGGTCGCGGTGCTTCGGGTCCATGT
Above is a window of Longimicrobiaceae bacterium DNA encoding:
- a CDS encoding DinB family protein, which produces MAEKRAEVWLRGPVEGVPDQLQPVAHALLQALEEVRELMADVPDSLLWSRPGGVASAGFHLRHMAGVIDRLFTYARGEQLDEHQLRALRSESQPPEVPVTAAELVDALQLQIEGAVEVLRHTDEATLSQPRAVGRKALPSTVRGLFFHAAEHVQRHLGQLLVTVRVQTATSRE
- a CDS encoding SDR family oxidoreductase, which encodes MQALFIGGTGIISSACSALAVERGIDLTLLNRGTSIRPAPAGARVARADIRDRQAVREALGSKEFDVVVQWVAYTADEVERDLELFRGRTGQYVFISSASVYQTPPERLPVTESTPLDNPYWQYSRDKIACEERLVRAHREEGFPVTIVRPSHTYDRTKPPIRGGYTMIDRMRRGMPVVIAGDGTSIWPVLHHADFARGFVGLMGRSEAIGEAFHITSEELITWNQIYAAIARAAGVELDAVHVPSEWIARFDPEWGASLLGDKAHSMIFDNSKIRSLVSDFSPSIPFSHGAEEIIAWFDGDPARRQVDAAFDARLDAIIATCAVPSGRAGDATTISTA
- a CDS encoding D-lyxose/D-mannose family sugar isomerase, whose product is MSISLAIAREARRRASEVLSQAGVVLSPAEREAIEVADFGLDELEVTGLQLVTYVNNQRYCAKELVLFPGQTCPEHRHPPSNGDPGKMETFRCRWGSVWLYVEGPSTGELRGPGPPPGSREHYTVFHEIELKPGEQYTIPPNTLHWFRAGPEGAVVSEFSSTSRDVLDVFTDPRIVRQPRIVQEG